From the genome of Triticum aestivum cultivar Chinese Spring chromosome 3B, IWGSC CS RefSeq v2.1, whole genome shotgun sequence, one region includes:
- the LOC123068138 gene encoding B3 domain-containing protein Os01g0234100-like, with protein sequence MILQAFSWLFIRELEDEELPNVVHRNSAAIKVDYVPLRKKKGFPSCFKVANRDKDDTFVPTRKKNREYDNILSVRLARKRGRPAGSKPAKRKMEQKRARKPALVDDIHNSDLTGDTETKRKKGGAASSKPVKIRMEQKMARKPALVDDIHDSALTSDAEAKVKLPGEFPASPSRKRGAPTGFRSAKRRMGRKIARKPALVDDILGSDLTSDTEEEKVKLPGEYPSFTKSMLKSHVVKGFWLGLPGSFCTEHLPKKNDLITLEDEHGESYDTNYLHNSKALSAGWGGFARKHNLRVGDDVVFRLVLKKKFKVYILRGGAPGFDTPKENSIQNEAEGSDHGVISKEHPKVIITKDNNPASGNHGNKNVSGEAAGNDKDDPGTDLGCVENFNVVIDGSVIDLPDDLRRRYYGICCARKAVLHRNLFETNDKLATRVIMETSNIAECVMAPLLAAASSSSHEDLTVWKKTLEFLELLGMDVAFLCRRVDDLLAIHAARSSTVRVYSRRRCRN encoded by the exons ATGATATTGCAAGCATTCTCCTGGTTATTCATAAGAGAATTAGAG GATGAGGAGCTGCCTAATGTTGTTCATCGAAACTCTGCCGCAATTAAGGTTGATTATGTTCCTCTCAGA AAAAAGAAAGGATTCCCCTCATGTTTCAAGGTTGCCAACAGAGACAAGGATGATACTTTTGTGCCCACG CGGAAGAAAAACAGAGAATATGATAACATATTAAGTGTAAGGCTAGCT AGGAAGAGAGGGCGGCCAGCGGGCTCCAAACCTGCTAAGAGAAAGATGGAGCAGAAAAGGGCACGGAAGCCGGCATTGGTTGATGATATTCATAACTCGGATTTGACAGGCGATACGGAGACAAAG AGAAAGAAAGGTGGGGCAGCGAGTTCCAAGCCTGTTAAGATAAGGATGGAGCAGAAAATGGCACGGAAACCGGCATTGGTTGATGACATTCATGACTCGGCATTGACAAGCGATGCGGAGGCAAAGGTGAAATTGCCAGGAGAATTTCCAGCTTCACCAAGC AGGAAGAGAGGCGCGCCAACCGGTTTCAGATCTGCCAAGAGAAGGATGGGGAGGAAAATAGCACGGAAACCAGCATTGGTTGACGACATTCTTGGATCAGATTTGACAAGCGATACAGAAGAAGAAAAGGTGAAATTGCCAGGAGAATATCCCAGCTTCACCAAGAGTATGTTGAAATCACACGTAGTTAAAGGTTTTTGGCTG GGTCTACCGGGTAGCTTTTGCACGGAGCATCTTCCAAAGAAGAATGATTTAATCACATTAGAAGATGAGCATGGGGAGAGCTATGATACAAATTACCTACATAACAGCAAGGCGCTCAGCGCTGGGTGGGGAGGATTTGCGCGTAAGCATAATTTAAGGGTCGGCGATGATGTAGTCTTTCGACTCGTCCTAAAGAAAAAATTCAAG GTGTATATACTAAGAGGCGGAGCACCGGGTTTCGACACGCCCAAGGAGAATAGCATACAGA ACGAAGCAGAAGGTTCCGACCATGGTGTCATATCTAAGGAGCATCCAAAGGTCATTATCACCAAAGACAACAACCCAGCATCCGGCAACCATGGCAACAAAAATGTCAGTGGAGAAGCAGCAGGCAACGACAAAGACGACCCAGGCACCGATCTCGGCTGCGTGGAGAACTTCAACGTTGTCATCGACGGTTCGGTCATCGACCTCCCCGACGACCTGCGCAGGAGGTACTACGGGATCTGCTGCGCCCGGAAGGCGGTCCTCCACAGGAACTTGTTCGAGACAAACGATAAGTTGGCTACCAGGGTGATCATGGAGACCAGCAACATCGCGGAGTGCGTCATGGCCCCCTTgcttgctgctgcttcttcttcatctCATGAGGACCTCACGGTGTGGAAGAAGACGCTCGAATTCTTGGAGCTCCTGGGAATGGACGTGGCATTCCTGTGCAGACGCGTTGACGACCTTCTCGCCATCCATGCTGCTCGGTCATCGACAGTTCGAGTTTACAGCCGCCGCCGGTGTAGAAACTGA
- the LOC123072922 gene encoding uncharacterized protein, translating into MAAEETTAMEMVALRSQEGVDFVVPAEEARVSTFLRRRMELDRDNYIVPADGDDTKYTHILLRSIRADVLPKVMHYCKRHAIATDDDRALSDWDAEFVGIVDLDTLYDLILASEKLEVRGLLGLACRALADKIKGKSPRETCHILDIKGVFDDANHDLKLVEKALAALNIVRCQDFTQYEPKLNAFKCSRYHNFENLAFFDFDKESSFQRGPPLHKLPSPESIQRYCLNVISVKARESDVGYPISVFGTVIARDYVDYRCVYLFRRERDDPQLISSPDDMLSLIDPCRALVPIDNVYFETNLKIMCDGGEDRVFSKGITEFNWVCIPTYRQTMTVSVYSFLSDVKFLCALVYQPVEVTIAISVLKGPCNISRVAASTPGNFKDHIVLYESAGSPMVVSDGDSIPLTRSVVAISLDQKLALFLVGGDACEHLALTLGPSDQVLICKMGCAVLEVIVGWTYVPERERPNMFKVIGKHTRLLL; encoded by the exons ATGGCGGCGGAAGAGACGACGGCGATGGAGATGGTGGCGCTGCGGAGCCAGGAGGGCGTGGATTTCGTGGTTCCCGCGGAGGAGGCGAGGGTGTCCACCTTCTTACGTCGCAGGATGGAGCTCGACCGCGACAACTACATCGTCCCCGCCGACGGCGACGACACCAAGTACACCCACATCTTACTCCGCTCCATCCGAGCCGACGTCCTACCCAAGGTTATGCACTACTGCAAGAGGCACGCCATTGCCACCGACGACGACCGGGCCCTCAGCGACTGGGACGCGGAGTTCGTCGGCATCGTCGACCTCGACACCCTCTACGATCTCATCCTG GCTTCGGAGAAGCTCGAGGTCCGAGGGCTCCTCGGTCTGGCCTGCCGGGCCCTCGCCGACAAGATCAAGGGGAAGTCCCCACGCGAGACCTGCCATATCCTCGACATCAAGGGCGTCTTCGACGACGCTAATCATGACCTCAAGTTGGTGGAGAAGGCGTTGGCGGCTCTTAACATAGTCCGTTGCCAAGACTTCACCCAATACGAACCCAAGCTCAACGCTTTCAAGTGTAGTCGATACCACAACTTTGAGAACCTAGCTTTCTTCGACTTCGACAAAGAGT CTAGCTTCCAACGTGGCCCGCCGCTCCACAAGTTACCTTCACCCGAGTCGATCCAGCGATATTGCCTCAATGTCATTTCTGTCAAGGCGCGTGAATCGGATGTTGGCTACCCGATCAGTGTGTTTGGAACCGTTATAGCGAGGGACTATGTCGACTACAGATGCGTCTATTTGTTTAGGCGTGAAAGGGATGATCCCCAGCTCATCAGCTCTCCG GATGATATGTTATCTTTGATAGATCCATGTCGAGCGCTTGTTCCAATAGACAACGTTTATTTTGAGACTAATTTAAAGATCATGTGTGATGGAGGGGAAGATAGAGTTTTCAGTAAAGGCATAACGGAATTCAATTGGGTTTGCATCCCTACATACAGGCAAACCATGACGGTCAGCGTGTACAGTTTCCTGAGTGATGTGAAGTTTTTATGTGCACTGGTTTACCAACCCGTGGAAGTCACCATTGCAATCAGTGTTTTGAAGGGCCCATGTAATATTTCAAGAGTAGCCGCTTCGACTCCCGGAAACTTCAAGGATCATATCGTTCTATACGAATCAGCGGGCAGTCCGATGGTAGTCAGCGATGGTGACTCCATCCCGTTAACTCGGAGCGTGGTAGCTATCTCGCTAGATCAGAAGTTGGCGCTCTTCCTTGTTGGTGGTGACGCGTGTGAACACCTTGCCCTCACTCTAGGACCTTCGGATCAAGTGCTTATTTGCAAGATGGGTTGTGCGGTGCTGGAGGTAATAGTTGGTTGGACATATGTGCCGGAAAGAGAGAGGCCTAATATGTTTAAGGTTATTGGAAAACATACACGCCTCTTGCTGTGA